A segment of the Prochlorococcus sp. RS04 genome:
GACCAAGAACTATAAGGCAAAAAGAATATGTTGAATCAATTGAAAACTTTGACCTTACGTTCGCAATTGGGCCAGCTGGAACTGGCAAGACATTTTTAGCAACTGTTTGCGCGGCAAGGCTATTGAACGAGAAAAAAATTGAAAAAATTGTTTTAACCAGACCAGCTGTAGAAGCTGGTGAAAGTTTGGGATTTCTACCTGGTGATTTGCAACAAAAAGTAGATCCATATTTAAGACCCTTATTTGATTCTTTACATAGTATTTTCGGGTTTGATAGAACAAATTCGTTAATTGATAAGGGAATTATTGAAGTTGCTCCTTTGGCATTTATGAGAGGCAGAACCTTAGATAACTCCATAGTTATCCTAGATGAAGCTCAAAATACTACTTGCTCTCAAATGAGAATGTTTTTGACCAGATTAGGAGAGAGATCAAAAATGGTTGTAAACGGAGATATTACACAAATTGATTTAAAAAAAGATCAGGAAAGCGGCCTCATTGAAGCATCGAGAATTTTCACTGAAACTGAAGGCATAAAATTTTGTTATTTAAATATTGAAGATGTAGTTCGTCATCCTTTAGTTCAGAAAATTATTGAGGCTTATCAATAAATTTATAACTCTGGAGATCCGTACCCTGAAATTTTAAAAAACAAGTAGAATAGGTTCATATTTAATTAAAGAAAATGCCAGCAAGTAGTAATTTCAATCAGGCTATTCGTGAAGCACAAACTAGTTCAATTGTTGGACCAAATGTTGTTCAAAAAGCTCTACCTTATGTAGGTGGAGGTATGGTTTTAACTTCTTTAGGAGTTTTAGCAGGTGTCTCACTAATAGCAACAAATCCTGGACTTTTCCAACCTCTTTCAATAGTTGCATTAATTGCAGAATTGATTTTGTTTTTTATAGCCACAAGTGCTGCAAATAATGCAAATAACGCGAAGGCCTTGCCATTGCTGACGGGATTTAGTTTGTTAACTGGATTCACATTAAGTGGAATAGTTGCTTTAGCAATAGGAACAATTGGTATTGGTTCGGTTGGAACAGCTGCCTTAGCTACGGGTATAACTTTCGTTATTGCCTCTTACACTGGCCAAAGAATGAGTGATAGTGTTGGTCAAGCACTAAGTGGAGTAGTTGGTCTAGGATTAATAGGACTGCTTATAGCAATGTTCGTCCAATTAATTGGAGGATTCTTTGCTCCAGGAGTTTTTGGGGGTTCAGGACTCGAATTGATAATTGCAGGATTTGGAACTGTCTTATTTGTTGCAATGTCTTTCGTTGATTTCTATACAATGCCAAGAAGATACAATGATGATCAATACCTTGCAGGAGCTTTAGGAATGTATCTAACTTATATAAATCTTTTTGTTTTTATATTGAGATTAATGATTGCACTACAAGGCGGTGGAAGAAGAGACTAAACACATAACGTAAATAAATAATCTAAAGCGTAGATTTGTTCCTACGCTTTTTTATTGGGCGATATCAAGAATTTGTTTTTTTATGAATTCCTTTTGCTCTGAGTCATACTTTACTGAATCATCAAAACTATTACCCATATCATCTAATTCTCTAAGGACTTGATTGACAGACTTTGTAACTGACTTAGTTTCTAGCAGTCTTAAAATAGCCTTACATCTATCTGAAATGTTTTCTGATGTTATCTCATATTCATGATTATTATCTCTTCGATGAATAATAATTTGAGCGGAACTCATTATTAAATTTTTTACTACTATTTCTGTTACAGCATCACCACCTTCGTTCAGTTTGTAAATGAGTGAATAAGGAAGTTTATCTAACAAAAGACAATCGTTATCTGATAAAGCGTATGCAAAAAATCCTCTGAGCCCATTTCTTGTTTTAGTTAGCTCTGCGATTCTATCTGCTAAAACCTCTTCGCTGAGTAAATCTTCACCCCACTCTTTGCACCATTGTGCGGATATGTTTATTGCTTGCGTGAACGAAGCTTCTTTTAAATTTATTGTTTTTTTTTCCATTTTTGATCAGAATTTTATTATTGATGCATTAAAGTCTTTGGCTAATTATAGATCTGGGTTTGTAACTTTACTAGGAAGGCCAAATGTTGGTAAATCTACTTTAATAAATAAATTGATTGGAGAAAAAATAACAATTACTTCTCCAATAGCGCAAACTACCAGAAATAAATTAAAAGGAATACTTACTACAGACAATGGCCAAATAATTTTTGTTGATACGCCAGGTGTTCATAAACCTCATCACAGACTTGGAGAGATATTAGTAAAAAACGCAAAATCTGCAATTAATGGAGTTGATATAGTAATTTTTGTAATTGATTCAAGTGCAGAACCTGGTAGAGGTGATGAATATATTTTGAACTTTCTAATCGCAAATAAAACTGAGTTTATTGTGGCATTAAATAAGTGGGATTTGGTTAATAAAGAATTTAGGAATTTACGATTAGACCAATATAGAAGATTTTTTGGAATTAATAGAAACTTTCAAATTGTAAGTGCTTCTAAAGGAGAGGGATGTTCTGAACTAGTCGATATGGCACTTAATTTTCTTCCAGAGGGACCAAAACTTTATGGCGAAGAGACGATTTGCGATCAACCATTAGATAACTTATTATCTGATTTAGTAAGAGAGCAGGTATTAATAAATACAAGAGAAGAGGTACCTCATAGTGTCGCAGTGAAGATAGAGAAGAGAGAGGAAATGAAAAGAAAAAATGGCAAAGTTTTTACAGCTATTTTGGCAACTATTATCGTTGAAAGATCAACTCAAAAAGGTATTCTTATTGGAAAGAAAGGTTCAATGTTAAAAATTATTGGTCAGTCAGCAAGATCAAATATGTCAAAATTAATTGATGGTCCAGTTCACCTAGAGTTGTTTGTGAAAGTTGTTCCAAATTGGAGAAAAAAAGAATTAAGGTTAATTGAATTTGGTTATGAGGAAGATTTCTAGATGAGTTATTTTAATTTTGATGTAATTACATTGTTTCCCAAAGCTTTTGAATTAATAAATAATTTAGGAGTTATAACAAGAGCTCTAGATAAGAATTTGATCAATGTAAATTTACATGATTTAAGAGAATACGGAGAAGGTTCTTACAGGCAAGTAGACGATAAGCCTTATGGAGGAGGGGCAGGTATGGTATTAAAACCTGAACCTATTTATAAGGCATATGAATCCATTAGTAAATTACCTAAAAGAAAAACTCTTCTGATGACCCCACAGGGTAAAGTCTTAAAGCAAAAGGATCTTGCGAGATGGTCCACTTTGGATCAAATAATAATTATTTGTGGTCAATATGAAGGTTTTGATGAAAGGATTAGATGTTTAGCTGATGAAGAGATATCGATAGGCGATTATGTACTTTCTGGAGGTGAAATACCCGCTATATCAATAATTAACGGTTTGACTAGATTATTACCAGGAACTCTTGGTGATCCAGACTCCTTAGTCGATGAGAGTCATAATTCTTCTTTATTAGAATATCCTCAATTCACGAGGCCGTTAATTTTTAAAGATATGAAAGTGCCAGATATTCTTGTAAGCGGTAATCATGAAGAGATTAAATCGTGGAGAAGAAGAAAAAGTTTTGAAAGAACATTGGAGAGAAGAAGTGACTTAATTTCAAATGAAAACTACAAAAAATCCCCACAAAGTAAGAGAATAATGAAAGAAAATA
Coding sequences within it:
- a CDS encoding PhoH family protein; its protein translation is MKEVSKIGHFKIDLPSSDAATALSGPGNSFLKKFESLTGVSLTIRGLQLEMNGVISKIERASALVELTRPIWEQGLEVPEVDLKAALSSLNMGESSSHAELGKKILARSKEGRFLRPRTIRQKEYVESIENFDLTFAIGPAGTGKTFLATVCAARLLNEKKIEKIVLTRPAVEAGESLGFLPGDLQQKVDPYLRPLFDSLHSIFGFDRTNSLIDKGIIEVAPLAFMRGRTLDNSIVILDEAQNTTCSQMRMFLTRLGERSKMVVNGDITQIDLKKDQESGLIEASRIFTETEGIKFCYLNIEDVVRHPLVQKIIEAYQ
- the trmD gene encoding tRNA (guanosine(37)-N1)-methyltransferase TrmD — its product is MSYFNFDVITLFPKAFELINNLGVITRALDKNLINVNLHDLREYGEGSYRQVDDKPYGGGAGMVLKPEPIYKAYESISKLPKRKTLLMTPQGKVLKQKDLARWSTLDQIIIICGQYEGFDERIRCLADEEISIGDYVLSGGEIPAISIINGLTRLLPGTLGDPDSLVDESHNSSLLEYPQFTRPLIFKDMKVPDILVSGNHEEIKSWRRRKSFERTLERRSDLISNENYKKSPQSKRIMKENNQFMKFRIGNGYDIHRLVEDRDLIIGGVKLHHPENLGLDGHSDADVLSHSIMDALLGALSLGDIGKYFPPSDEKWKNADSLFLLSKVIELIRQDGWEINNIDSVLVAERPKIMPHIKLMKKNISEILNIDENLIGIKATTNEKLGPEGREEGISCHSVVLLEKK
- the era gene encoding GTPase Era: MANYRSGFVTLLGRPNVGKSTLINKLIGEKITITSPIAQTTRNKLKGILTTDNGQIIFVDTPGVHKPHHRLGEILVKNAKSAINGVDIVIFVIDSSAEPGRGDEYILNFLIANKTEFIVALNKWDLVNKEFRNLRLDQYRRFFGINRNFQIVSASKGEGCSELVDMALNFLPEGPKLYGEETICDQPLDNLLSDLVREQVLINTREEVPHSVAVKIEKREEMKRKNGKVFTAILATIIVERSTQKGILIGKKGSMLKIIGQSARSNMSKLIDGPVHLELFVKVVPNWRKKELRLIEFGYEEDF
- a CDS encoding Bax inhibitor-1/YccA family protein translates to MPASSNFNQAIREAQTSSIVGPNVVQKALPYVGGGMVLTSLGVLAGVSLIATNPGLFQPLSIVALIAELILFFIATSAANNANNAKALPLLTGFSLLTGFTLSGIVALAIGTIGIGSVGTAALATGITFVIASYTGQRMSDSVGQALSGVVGLGLIGLLIAMFVQLIGGFFAPGVFGGSGLELIIAGFGTVLFVAMSFVDFYTMPRRYNDDQYLAGALGMYLTYINLFVFILRLMIALQGGGRRD